tCCTATCTATCTAAATCAAAGTTAGGCTGTGACCAGTTTCTGAGGACAATCGGTCAGTGGAGTATTTACGTCGATGGTCTGATGAGCAGCCGTTTCGCGGTCAACAGACCAATTATTAGAAATAATGATCCGTATGAATCCACTCACCATGCCGTGGTTGAGCCACTGAGGGATGAAGTTGTCCAGTAGTTTGGGGTAGACCAGCTCTCTGTCGTACAGGTACAGACTCCAGAATGTGAAGACCACAaacttcagagagagagagaaaaaagacatgaagTCAGAAAAACCATAAACATCTGTTTTAATACAACATAAGAATaaaattcaacagcaccacacacacacacacatatacatacgcacacacacgcgggcaGTGTTATtagaggaaacagagacatgTCCAGAGGAAGTTTAATtgcacaatgttttatttacgGTTCTAAATGTCGCTGTCAACACCATGCTGGTTCATTGGTCCCGGGGATTGGATAACAGGAACTGGACAGTTCCCTGAACCGGCAGGTGAAGACTTGTCAACAGGTGTGACAGTCTATTCCCACTAGTGTTTTAAGACCCCAGGGTTTGCATCCAGAACATTTTGATGGTAAAATAAACCCACCTTCTGTCCCACGTGTCCTGaacgcggggggggggagggggggttgaaTTACCTGAACCCGTCATCTGGGTTGAACCAACCTCCGCCCAATTGAACCCTGACCGGCATGTTCTCTGCtttcaccaacacacacacacaaacgtgcacacagacacacacaagcgtgcacacacacacacacacacactagataAACCTGCATtccatgcatgcatgcatacagcACATACAAGCAGAgcgccacacgcacacacgcacacactccatATCAGTCAGACTAGGTTTCCAGACATTAGCTGTGGTGATAATCATGTCTATTGTACTGTGTGTAAACTGAACTCTCtgtctgtgtaggtgtgtgtgtgtatgtgtgtgtgtgtgtgcgatctAACTAGCACTAAGGCTGCTCGGGGCAGTTAGCtacactgtgtgtttatgtgtatgtgtgtgtgtaaaagtatgCATAttcatgagtgtgtttgttaagtgtcaaaactgaagatACGGTTGTGCGGCAGCTCAGGGCATCTTGGTAACAGAAATTCTTGACTAAAAGCAGTGTGTTAATgactgtgagaaagagagagagagagcgagagagagagagagagagagagagagagagagagagagagagagagagagagagagagagtgagtgtgtgccaGCGTTGTCTGAGAAGCCTCAGGTCACCGTCTGGCCGTCTGAGGACGACTCGGCGCTCGTTTTCCTCGGGTCCGTTTGTGCACAGCCACACGGAAGCTGCGCaaatgttgtcaaattgataatgatgtttttcttaatttgctcgCATTTTCtcaagttgcagtgctgtgcgAGCTCTCAGGACCACTCTACTGTAAGTCACATTTAGGccatttgacacaaaaccaatCTCCATAATTAATGGTTTGTGGAAAACTActgtcagcagagagagagagaggatgagagaggttATCATACTGCAAACACATTACTCAAGCCTTTGATTCCTGAAAGCCAGGCTGATCCTTCCCCGgtctatttttgtgtgtgtgtgtgtgtgtgtgtgtgtgtgtgtgtgtgtgtgtgtgtgtgtgtgtgtgtgtttggtggcaTCCGTCCGTCCCACTCACTGCTCCGACAGGGAAGGCCAGCACGGCCATCATCCAGTCCCTCAGGCCAATCAGCTTCCTCAGCTGCCGCTCCTGCTCCCGGCTGTCGCCGCCCTTCGTCAGCAGACTGGACACGTCGATCAGGACGCACAGTCCGAAAAACACCGCCTGGAtcacctgcagacagagagacagagagggacactTTAAGACAAGCACTTCAAGGAGACGGACAGAGGacgaaagggagagagagaggaagaaggctGTGAATGTTTCCCCTCTAAACAACTATTTGTGAAATGGATCAAAAAGCAACCGTGTCTGTTTCCATATGCAGGGTTTCATGTTGCATGcgctaccacacacacaaacacacacacacacacacactgattaagGGCCAGATGTTgtagcggtgtgtgtgtgtgtttcctggcTGCTGGTGTGTACAGGTCATTAAAAGCACAGGAGGAAAAGGTCTAATGTGGAAAATATGACACAGCTCTTTCTCACACGTGCGCGCGCCTGCCTGCACACACAAGGCTAATAACTAACTTTATTAGCCATatgaagaacaaaacatttaaataatctgCTAGAATAATTTTATCTAAAATCTACAGTAATTGTAAGTGACACAAAagcttgttattttttaatcttgcaAATTTTCCTTGACGTAGTGGTGGAAAACAATTCTATTTTCCCTTcctataatacaaaaaaattcaagttaCATAGTAGGAGTTATCATCATTAAGAGGTAATACGTATAAAAGTTCACCAgctgtaataaatatataacttttgttctttttgtttttcctgcttgtgtttttttatccacactttgaaaaaaatcagtctGAGCTACTCATGATAccatttaatagatttttttttattgaaaatataaacaaaaataatcagaagATAAATAActactgaaatgtaaaaaaaatgaaaaaataaaaagtaagcTGAAGCTGAGCCTCCGTGTTTGTGGACGATGTGGAACAGAACGGCCTCATTGTGTCGAGTGTGTGTCCACATTGTTCAGTGTGAATGgaagtctgtctgtgtttgtttgtgtcttcttCCAATTTCAGTCGCTCGTTATCGTGTCCTTGAGTCCgtaatttaatttcacttcagAATCCACATAGTCCATAATAACAACACAAGATAACTGCCGTAGGCGTGGACAAGTACATTAAGGAGCACCGGGGAGATTTGTGTCAAAAACTCAAGGCTGATATTAATGTTGATCCTGTTTTATCTAGAGTTGCAATAGTTATTTGATAAGTAATCGTCTACTAAATTAaacgccaactattttgatcatcgattaattggtccaagtagtttttatggaaaagaaaaagtaataattctctgatttcagcttcttaattgtgaatatgttctggtttctttgctcctctgtgacagtaaactgaatatctttggtgtgaggacaaaacaaaacatcatcttggaggttttgggaaacacaacagacatttttcaccatactatcacattttatggaccaaacaactaatcgattaatcgagaaaataatccacagattaatcgattatgaaagtAATCTTGAGTTGCATCATTCACATATTTGACTGTATCTAGATGTCGTGTTAAAGGTTGTTTCATACATTTGAGTTAGATAGTGTGATGAAGGGCTAGAAGACAGCTaggttatatttttttatgattcagaTTTTTGTAGGGCTGCAATACTGacgattatttttattatggattaatctgtctattgttttctcgattaatcgatcaattgtttggttcataaaatggtggaaaatctccatcgtgtttccccaaaaaccACAACATGACGTTTCATTTTGTCCACATGTCAAAGATAttctgtttactgtcacagaggagcaaagaaaccagaacatattcacatttaagaagctgaaatccgaAGATTTACTTATTTTCCCCCCatcaaaactacttgaaccgattattccactatcaaaatagtcggcAATTAATTCAGTAGTCAATTAcgaatcaattaactgttgcagctctggatttgtgtgtttcctggCACATAATGGGAGATAAATAGTGACGACGACAAAAccggggaaaaaacacacatacgtTTTGGCCAATTTATTAGTTGTCAGCCCAGAGTTCCACGAGCCATATTCAAAAGATTATGATccagtaaaaaataatgaatatttttttatttttaaaacagagtCAAATCAAATATCATGACTCTagtttccctcctctcaccttccccagctaatattatttttgttatccAGTCTCCTGCTAGCTAACAATCACAGGTGCACGCGCGGCACGCTCCCGCAAAGGGGGAACCTTTTAGTTTTGAGCGGGAGACGCGCGGGGTCGGTAGTAGTAACACAACACCTGTTCCGGTGCAGCTTCCGGTGTCACACCGGTGGGGCGGGGGCGACGTCACTAACAACCTTTATAACGTCAATAACCGCACCGCCTCCGCCCTTTTCAAACAGCTGAACCCCAAAGACCGGGACCGGTTAATGCGGGCGCACCGGAAACGACGAAGCGTCTTCGATAGCTAAATTAGCTGCTAAGCTAACACTCGCCGGGCTGAACGCGGAGCTGATAGAATCTCACCAGGTCGATGAAGGTGAGGAACTTCCAGCTGCCGCCGTACGTCTGGTGCGCGGGCATGTCCAGCGCCTTGTAGTGGCAGAGGATGGAGAAGTACGACAGCAGGATGGCGACCCGCAGGACCTGCGACGGGATCAGCGCCATGATGCTCTGTCGCCGCTGTCGTCGTCGTTCGCCGCGTTACCTTTGACCCTCCTGGGCACCTGTCGCTGTACctgcaccctcctcctcctcctcttcctcctcctcgtccggCGTGGAACCCCTGTGTCTGTCACCGGGCTGCAGCAGCTCCCGCACCGTGTCCCCCCCCTCACCAGGCAGTCAGTCTGCTTCCGTGTTGTGATGATGACGTCAGGGGGGAGGAGCCGGGTGACGGGACTCCCCCGACTGTCCACAGGGATGGAGACTGAGTACAGAGAGGTAatggatattattattatattatattttacacaaTATTGAAAAGTATCCCCCATCATACGCTGTCATATGATAAGTGATGtaacacaaaaaatatgacATAATTAAAGCCACAATTATTTTGAATCGGTTTGTCGGCTGTTTTACGTCTTAACTCAATTTGTTTCAGTGGCcttttattactattactatttttatgttgttgttgttgtttatttcaccACAGagcttgtgatttttttaagaaaaagaaaaaaaaatctattttattttctgaaccGTTCTCAACAGAATCAATGCCAATTTATTTTTCGCATCTGGTTTTGatgaagcagatttttttttttacacagttaaaaatgtaaatgcaatgaATTCAGATTGGAACCAAGAGAAGACACAGATGGATattattacccccccccctcacaaaaaagaagatattcAGCAAGCGCTGAAAGAGGTGATGCGGTTGCCACGGCGACGCCGAACAGCTATACACCCGGGCAGAAGTGTTTCCTGCAATTAACAGGTTTATGGATGGATGCACACATACAGATTAGTGTTAACGTACACGACACACGCTGCGTATGAACGTTCACCGGCAAGTGtttcaaggtgtgtgtgtatatatatatatatatatatatagtgaaaTGGTGCGGTACCTCCACCATCATGTGAGGACGGTGGTCAGACTGGTTTGACAAAGACTCCATTGtggtttcttctttctttcacacagTGGACACACAGTAACTGGTCATTCGTGACTATAATAACCATAACCAGGTGTAATAACCCAGCAGCTACA
This sequence is a window from Scophthalmus maximus strain ysfricsl-2021 chromosome 18, ASM2237912v1, whole genome shotgun sequence. Protein-coding genes within it:
- the aig1 gene encoding androgen-induced gene 1 protein isoform X2, which gives rise to MALIPSQVLRVAILLSYFSILCHYKALDMPAHQTYGGSWKFLTFIDLVIQAVFFGLCVLIDVSSLLTKGGDSREQERQLRKLIGLRDWMMAVLAFPVGAFVVFTFWSLYLYDRELVYPKLLDNFIPQWLNHGMHTTVLPFIIIEMRTTHHRYPSRPWGLAAVCGFGVGYILWTCWVHQVTGVWVYPVLERIAPLARVAFFSVMTLVICVFYVLGEILNSYVWDQPHTGQR
- the aig1 gene encoding androgen-induced gene 1 protein isoform X1 → MALIPSQVLRVAILLSYFSILCHYKALDMPAHQTYGGSWKFLTFIDLVIQAVFFGLCVLIDVSSLLTKGGDSREQERQLRKLIGLRDWMMAVLAFPVGAFVVFTFWSLYLYDRELVYPKLLDNFIPQWLNHGMHTTVLPFIIIEMRTTHHRYPSRPWGLAAVCGFGVGYILWTCWVHQVTGVWVYPVLERIAPLARVAFFSVMTLVICVFYVLGEILNSYVWDQPHTAKVKGE